The Microbacterium luteum nucleotide sequence CATGCCCGCCACGGTCACGTGCAGGAGGTGATCGTGCAGAACTTCCGCGCCAAGCCCCGCACCGCCATGCGGTCGGCGCCCGACGCCGACCTCCTCGAATACGTCGCCACCGTCGCCGCGGCCCGCCTCGTGCTGGGTCCCCGGATGCGGGTGCAGGTGCCGCCGAACCTCTCCGACACGACCGAGTTCGCCCTCCTCGTGCGCGCCGGCGCCGATGACTGGGGCGGGGTCTCCCCCCTCACCGCCGACCACGTCAACCCGGAGCGCCCCTGGCCGCACCTCGACGACCTCGCGACGGCCACCGAAGACCTCGGGTTCCACCTGCGCGAGCGTCTCACGGCGCATCCGGAATTCATCGCCGACCCCGACGAGTGGCTCGATCCCACGATGCACGCGTCCGTCGCTGCCGTCACCGACCCGGCGACGGGGCTCGCCGTGCCGGGTCCGCCGCGGCCGGGCGACTCATCTGGAGCGTCGAGTCCCCCCGATTCCGCCGAGACAACGCCCTCCCAGCGCGGCGAAGAGGTGGGTTCGGCAGGAAAGGGTGGAGTCGACGGCCCGCGCGCCGGAGACCTCGGCAGACTGATCTCACGCGCCGCCGCAGACGCCGGATCACTCGACGACGGCGAGTGGCAGGACCTGCTGCGGGCGACCGGCGCCGACCTCGACGCCCTCGCCGCTGCCGCAGACGACGTGCGTCGCTACACCGTCGGCGAAGCCGTGAGCCTGGTCGTCAACCGCAACCTGACCTCCAGCGGGTTCCGCACCGCACCGGATGCCGCCGACCCGGCGCAGTTCGACCTTGCCGACGTCGCCGCCATCGCCGACGACGCGTGGCAGCTCGGCGCGACCGAGCTGTGCGTGCAGGGGATGCTGCCCGCCGACGTCTCCCCGGACACCTACCTCGACATCGCACGAGCCGTGAAGGCCACGCGGCCCGACCTGCACCTGCACGCCTACCGCCCACAAGACGTGTGGGACCTCGCCGACCGCGCCGGCATCGGCCTCGCGGCCGCCCTAGCCGCGATGAAAGACGCCGGCGTCGACACCGTGCCGGGCACCGGCGTGAAGGTGCTGAGCGAACGCGTGCGCGCCGAGATCGCCCCAACCGACCTGGAGACCGATCGCTGGGTCGAGGGCATCACCGCCGCGCACCGTGCGGGATTCTCCTCGACGTCGGTGCTCTTCTACGGACACGTCGAGACCGCCGGCGAGCGCATCACCCACCTGCGCCGCCTGCGCGAGATCCAGTCCGCGACAGGCGGGTTCCGCGAGTTCGTCCCGATTCCCCTCCCCGGGCCGCGCGGCGGCGTGGCGCTCGTCGCCGGGCGCCCGGCGATCGACGAGCACCGAGCCATGGTCGCCGTCTCACGCCTCATGCTCTCCGGCTCGATCTCGCACATCCAGGCGCCCTGGCCCCGCGTCGGCCGCGAGGCCGCCGCCATCCTGCTGCAGTCGGGTGCCGACGATCTCGGCGGCACTCTGCTCGACGGACGCGTCAAGCCCGAAGCGGGCATCGAGCACGGCCAGGACCTGCCGGTTCCGGATGCCGCTGCCCTCGTCGCGCGGCTCTTCCGCCCCTTCCGCCAGCGCACCACCGACTACCGCGAACCGCCGGCGAATCGGAAGACCCGGATCCGATGACCGTGCGCGTCGAGATCGCGATCGTCGGTGCGGGCTTCGCCGGAATCGGCATGGCGCTGGCCCTGCTCCGCGACGGGCGGGAGTCGTTCGTGCTCCTCGAGCGCGGCGACAGCGTCGGCGGCACGTGGCGCGACAACACCTACCCGGGCGTCGCGTGCGACGTGCCCTCGCACCTGTACGGGTTCGCCGACCACCCGCATCCGGACTGGTCCCGCGTGTTCGCGCCGGGTGCCGAGATCCACCGCTACCTCGCCGACGTGGCCGACCGCGCCGGCGTGACCGACCGCACCCGTCTGCGGACGGGCATGACCGGCGCGCGGTGGGACCGCGACTCGTCGACCTGGCGCGTGAGCACGTCCGACGGCGACACCGTGATCGCCGATGCCCTCGCCATCGCGTGCGGCCGCCTGACGGAACCGCTCATCCCCGAGATCACCGGGCTCGAGACGTTCCCTGGGCCGCTGTTCCACTCCGCCCGCTGGGACCACTCCGTTCCCGTCGCGGGGCGCCGCATCGCCGTCGTCGGCACCGGAGCGAGCGCCGTGCAGCTCGTGCCGGAACTCGTGCGCCGCGGTGCGCACGTGACCCTGTTCCAGCGCACGCCGGCGTGGATCGTGCCCCGCGGCGAGCGCGCGTATTCCTCCGCCGAGCGTCGACGCTTCGCGCAGCATCCCGAAGCCCTCGCCGACCTTCGAGCGACGCTGTATGCCGAGGGCGAGGCGCGGTTCGCCTCACGCTCCGGCGATGCCGCGGCCGCCGACCTCGCGCGCGGCATAGCCCTCGACCACCTGAGCGCGCAGGTCGCCGACCCGGCGCTGCGCGACGCCCTCACCCCCGCCTACGCCTTCGGCTGCAAGCGCGTGCTGCTGTCGGATGCGTTCTATCCGGCGGTGGTCTCGGATGCGGTCACCCTCGTTCCGGCCGCGCTCGACGCCGTCGACGGCGATGTTCTCACCGCAGCCGACGGCTCCCGACACGAGGTGGATGCGCTGGTGCTCGCAACGGGGTTCGCCTCGGCGCAGCAGCCGTACGCCGACCTCGTGACCGGTGAAGACGGCACCCTCGCCGAACACTGGAGCAGCGGGATGACCTCGTACGCCTCGACCGTGGTCGCCGGGTTCCCCAATCTCTTCGTGCTCAACGGACCCAACGCCTCGCTCGGCCACAACTCCTCCGTGCTCATGCTCGAGGAACAGGCCGCGTACGCCGTGCGCACCCTCGCGCGCCGCGAACGCGTCGCCGGCGGCGTGCTGCGGGTGGACCCGGCCGCCGAAGCGGCCTACACGGCCGAGATCGACCGCGCCGCCGCATCCACCCCCTGGATCACCGGCGGCTGTCGCAACTGGTACGTCGACCCCCGGTCCGGGCGCCTGACGCTCTTGTGGCCCGGCACCGTCGAGGCCTTCCGCGACCGGCTCGCACGCGCCGACGGGTCCGAGTTCCTCGCCCCGGCACCCGCTGCGGCGACCACCGCATCCGCCCCCACGCTGCGCCCACGTCCCCTTCCAGGAGGAGCATCATGACCTTTCCGCTGCGCTTCGGCTACAAGGCATCGTCCGAGCAGTTCGGCCCGAGCGAACTCGTCGAGTTCGGCGTGCTGGCCGAGGAGATGGGCTTCGACTCCGTGTTCCTCTCCGACCACTTCCAGCCCTGGATGCACGACGGCGGCCACGCCCCCGCCGCCCTGCCATGGCTCGGGGCGCTCGGGGCCCGCACCGAACGGGTGCTCATCGGCACATCCGTTCTGACGCCGAGCTTCCGTTACCACCCCGCCGTTATCGCGCAGGCCTTCGCGACGCTGGGGGTGA carries:
- a CDS encoding flavin-containing monooxygenase — protein: MTVRVEIAIVGAGFAGIGMALALLRDGRESFVLLERGDSVGGTWRDNTYPGVACDVPSHLYGFADHPHPDWSRVFAPGAEIHRYLADVADRAGVTDRTRLRTGMTGARWDRDSSTWRVSTSDGDTVIADALAIACGRLTEPLIPEITGLETFPGPLFHSARWDHSVPVAGRRIAVVGTGASAVQLVPELVRRGAHVTLFQRTPAWIVPRGERAYSSAERRRFAQHPEALADLRATLYAEGEARFASRSGDAAAADLARGIALDHLSAQVADPALRDALTPAYAFGCKRVLLSDAFYPAVVSDAVTLVPAALDAVDGDVLTAADGSRHEVDALVLATGFASAQQPYADLVTGEDGTLAEHWSSGMTSYASTVVAGFPNLFVLNGPNASLGHNSSVLMLEEQAAYAVRTLARRERVAGGVLRVDPAAEAAYTAEIDRAAASTPWITGGCRNWYVDPRSGRLTLLWPGTVEAFRDRLARADGSEFLAPAPAAATTASAPTLRPRPLPGGAS
- the cofG gene encoding 7,8-didemethyl-8-hydroxy-5-deazariboflavin synthase CofG, whose translation is MTLLEPSRTTGAASAPAVRSAIARAEAEVDLTVDEVVTLLTAGDDLDAVLTAAGTMRDAGLESAGRPGVITYSRKVFVPLTTLCRDRCHYCIFVDTPGQLLKKRKPVFMSDEQVLSVVRQGAALGCKEALLTLGDRPEERWPEARAWLDDHGFASTLDYVAHIARLITAETGMLAHLNPGVMTADELRTLRPTAPSMGMMLETTSRRLYEEPGQVHYGSPDKDPDVRLRVIEDAGRARIPFTTGILVGIGETVRDRAESLIALRDAHARHGHVQEVIVQNFRAKPRTAMRSAPDADLLEYVATVAAARLVLGPRMRVQVPPNLSDTTEFALLVRAGADDWGGVSPLTADHVNPERPWPHLDDLATATEDLGFHLRERLTAHPEFIADPDEWLDPTMHASVAAVTDPATGLAVPGPPRPGDSSGASSPPDSAETTPSQRGEEVGSAGKGGVDGPRAGDLGRLISRAAADAGSLDDGEWQDLLRATGADLDALAAAADDVRRYTVGEAVSLVVNRNLTSSGFRTAPDAADPAQFDLADVAAIADDAWQLGATELCVQGMLPADVSPDTYLDIARAVKATRPDLHLHAYRPQDVWDLADRAGIGLAAALAAMKDAGVDTVPGTGVKVLSERVRAEIAPTDLETDRWVEGITAAHRAGFSSTSVLFYGHVETAGERITHLRRLREIQSATGGFREFVPIPLPGPRGGVALVAGRPAIDEHRAMVAVSRLMLSGSISHIQAPWPRVGREAAAILLQSGADDLGGTLLDGRVKPEAGIEHGQDLPVPDAAALVARLFRPFRQRTTDYREPPANRKTRIR